From the Burkholderia ubonensis genome, one window contains:
- a CDS encoding 3-hydroxyacyl-CoA dehydrogenase NAD-binding domain-containing protein yields the protein MAVDYSIRDGVAVITLNNPPVNGLGLSTRLGIMEGLDRAAQDPAVAAIVLTGAGRAFSGGADITEFNTPKALQEPTLHTVIRTVEASAKPVVVAIHSVAMGGGLELALGAHYRIAAPGAQIALPEVKLGLLPGAGGTQRLPRAVGLETALNMIVSGAPVPSEQLAKSGLFDAMAEGDLLDAAVAFARKVGAQAGSHPRVRDRKIVHENAAGFIQFARNSAKAAAPNFPAPHKCIDAIEAGVLHGFDHGVIAERDGFVALMMTPESRALRHAFFGERAASKIPDVPADTPVREVRRVAVIGAGTMGGGIAMNFVNAGLPVTLLETKQDALERGLATIRKNYDAQVKKGKLTQEKLDARMALITPTLSYADLKDADLIIEAVFEELGVKEQVFRQLDEAAKPGAILASNTSTLDVNRIAAFTKRPQDVVGMHFFSPANVMKLLEVVRGEATAKDVLATVMAIAKKIRKTAVVSGVCDGFIGNRMIEQYIRQALFMLEEGALPAQVDRAIEKFGFAMGPFRMSDLAGNDIGWAIRKRRYVEKPDLHYPKIADRLCEQGRFGQKTGAGWYDYAPGERKAKPSALVDEMIVAYSQERGVERRKIGDDEIVERLVFALVNEGAKILEEKIASKASDIDMVYLTGYGFPLWRGGPMLYADTVGLYNVERAIRRYAAAANGDAWQLAPSIAELAQAGRGFNG from the coding sequence ATGGCAGTGGATTACTCGATTCGCGACGGCGTCGCCGTCATCACGCTCAACAATCCGCCCGTCAACGGGCTCGGTCTGTCGACCCGGCTCGGCATCATGGAAGGGCTCGATCGCGCCGCGCAGGACCCGGCCGTCGCCGCGATCGTGCTGACGGGCGCGGGCCGCGCCTTCTCGGGCGGCGCCGACATCACCGAATTCAATACCCCGAAGGCGCTGCAGGAGCCGACGCTGCACACCGTGATCCGCACGGTGGAAGCGAGCGCGAAGCCGGTCGTGGTCGCGATCCACAGCGTCGCGATGGGCGGCGGCCTCGAGCTCGCGCTCGGCGCGCATTACCGGATCGCGGCGCCCGGCGCGCAGATCGCGCTGCCGGAGGTGAAGCTCGGCCTGCTGCCGGGCGCGGGCGGCACGCAGCGCCTGCCGCGCGCGGTCGGGCTCGAGACCGCGCTGAACATGATCGTGTCGGGCGCGCCGGTGCCGTCCGAGCAGCTCGCGAAGAGCGGGCTGTTCGACGCGATGGCCGAGGGCGACCTGCTCGACGCGGCCGTCGCGTTCGCCCGCAAGGTCGGTGCGCAGGCGGGGTCGCATCCGCGCGTGCGCGACCGCAAGATCGTCCACGAGAACGCCGCGGGCTTCATCCAGTTCGCGCGCAACTCGGCGAAGGCCGCCGCGCCGAACTTCCCCGCGCCGCACAAGTGCATCGACGCGATCGAAGCGGGCGTGCTGCACGGCTTCGACCACGGTGTCATCGCGGAGCGCGACGGCTTCGTCGCGCTGATGATGACGCCGGAAAGCCGCGCGCTGCGGCATGCGTTCTTCGGTGAGCGCGCGGCGAGCAAGATTCCCGACGTGCCGGCCGACACGCCGGTGCGCGAGGTCCGCCGGGTCGCGGTGATCGGCGCGGGCACGATGGGCGGCGGCATCGCGATGAACTTCGTGAACGCGGGCCTGCCCGTCACGCTGCTCGAAACGAAGCAGGACGCGCTCGAGCGCGGGCTCGCGACGATCCGCAAGAACTACGACGCGCAGGTGAAGAAGGGCAAGCTCACGCAGGAGAAGCTCGACGCGCGCATGGCGCTGATCACGCCGACGCTGTCCTACGCCGACCTGAAGGACGCCGACCTGATCATCGAGGCCGTGTTCGAGGAGCTCGGCGTGAAGGAGCAGGTATTCCGCCAGCTCGACGAAGCCGCGAAGCCGGGCGCGATCCTCGCGTCGAACACGTCGACGCTCGACGTGAACCGGATCGCCGCGTTCACGAAGCGGCCGCAGGACGTCGTCGGCATGCATTTCTTCAGCCCGGCGAACGTGATGAAGCTGCTCGAGGTCGTGCGCGGCGAAGCCACCGCGAAAGACGTGCTCGCGACCGTGATGGCGATCGCGAAGAAGATCCGCAAGACCGCGGTGGTGTCGGGCGTGTGCGACGGCTTCATCGGCAACCGGATGATCGAGCAGTACATCCGCCAGGCGCTGTTCATGCTCGAGGAAGGCGCGCTGCCCGCGCAGGTCGATCGCGCGATCGAGAAGTTCGGCTTCGCGATGGGCCCGTTCCGGATGAGCGACCTCGCCGGCAACGACATCGGCTGGGCGATCCGCAAGCGGCGCTATGTCGAGAAGCCGGACCTCCATTACCCGAAGATCGCCGATCGCCTGTGCGAGCAGGGCCGCTTCGGACAGAAGACCGGCGCGGGCTGGTACGACTACGCGCCGGGCGAGCGCAAGGCGAAGCCGTCGGCCCTCGTCGACGAGATGATCGTCGCGTATTCGCAGGAGCGCGGCGTCGAGCGGCGCAAGATCGGCGACGACGAGATCGTCGAGCGGCTCGTGTTCGCGCTCGTCAACGAAGGCGCGAAGATTCTCGAGGAGAAGATCGCGTCGAAGGCGTCCGACATCGACATGGTGTACCTGACCGGCTACGGCTTCCCGCTGTGGCGCGGCGGCCCGATGCTGTACGCGGACACGGTCGGCCTCTACAACGTCGAGCGGGCGATCCGCCGCTATGCGGCCGCCGCGAACGGCGACGCGTGGCAGCTCGCGCCGTCGATCGCCGAGCTCGCGCAGGCCGGACGCGGCTTCAACGGCTGA
- the pncA gene encoding bifunctional nicotinamidase/pyrazinamidase, with the protein MKHTDDVLLVIDVQYDFMPGGALAVPDGDAVVPVINALAARFDQVVLTQDWHPRDHVSFAANHPGREPFSTLALPYGEQVLWPVHCVQGTDGAALHRDLDIPHARLVIRKGSDAQVDSYSAFVEADRTTRTGLAGYLRELGAKRVWCCGLATDFCVAWSALDARAAGFDAAVIDDACRAIDLNGSLANAWQQLQAAGVTRVASAGAHPAA; encoded by the coding sequence ATGAAACACACCGACGACGTTCTGCTCGTGATCGACGTGCAATACGACTTCATGCCCGGCGGCGCGCTCGCGGTGCCGGACGGCGACGCGGTCGTGCCGGTCATCAATGCGCTCGCCGCGCGTTTCGACCAGGTGGTGCTGACGCAGGACTGGCATCCGCGCGACCACGTGTCGTTCGCGGCGAACCATCCGGGGCGCGAGCCGTTCTCGACGCTCGCGCTGCCGTACGGCGAGCAGGTGCTGTGGCCCGTGCACTGCGTGCAGGGCACCGACGGCGCGGCGCTGCATCGCGACCTCGACATTCCGCACGCGCGCCTCGTGATCCGCAAGGGCAGCGACGCGCAGGTCGACAGCTATTCGGCCTTCGTCGAAGCCGATCGCACGACGCGCACGGGCCTTGCCGGCTACCTGCGCGAACTCGGCGCGAAGCGCGTGTGGTGCTGCGGGCTCGCGACCGACTTTTGCGTTGCGTGGTCGGCGCTCGACGCGCGGGCGGCCGGCTTCGACGCCGCGGTGATCGACGACGCATGCCGCGCGATCGACCTGAACGGGTCGCTCGCGAACGCATGGCAACAGCTGCAGGCGGCGGGCGTGACGCGGGTCGCGTCG